In Myripristis murdjan chromosome 2, fMyrMur1.1, whole genome shotgun sequence, a genomic segment contains:
- the LOC115370820 gene encoding growth/differentiation factor 8-like, producing MNDTSKLLAEGSEQCSTCEFREHSRLMRLHSIKSQILSILRLEQAPNISRDMIRQLLPKAPPLTQLLDQYDPRVEDEDLATTETIITMATKPNPIAQDDLASCCLFSLSPKIQPKNILSAQLWVHLRPADVVTTVFLQISRLKPGKEGNNTRVRIRSLKIDTDAGAGSWQSIDIKSLLQAWLRQPETNYGIEINAYDSRGEDLAVTSAEPGEEGLQPFIEVKILDSSKRSRRDSGLNCDEESVETRCCRYPLTVDFEEFGWDWIIAPKRYRANYCSGECEYMHLQKYPHTHLVNKANPRGTAGPCCTPTKMSPINMLYFNRKEQIIYGKIPSMVVDHCGCS from the exons ATGAACGACACCTCCAAGCTGCTGGCGGAGGGGTCCGAGCAGTGTTCCACCTGCGAGTTCCGGGAGCACAGCAGACTCATGCGGCTGCACAGCATCAAGTCTCAGATCCTGAGCATCCTGCGGCTGGAGCAGGCGCCCAACATCAGCCGCGACATGATCCGCCAGCTGCTGCCCAAAGCGCCGCCGCTCACGCAGCTCCTGGATCAGTACGATCCGCGCGTGGAGGACGAGGACCTCGCCACGACCGAGACCATCATCACCATGGCCACCAAGC CCAATCCGATCGCACAGGACGACCTGGCCTCCTGCTGCCTGTTCAGCCTCAGCCCGAAGATCCAGCCCAAGAACATCCTGAGTGCTCAGCTGTGGGTTCACCTGCGGCCAGCCGACGTCGTCACCACCGTCTTCCTGCAGATCTCGCGGCTGAAGCCTGGCAAGGAGGGTAACAACACGCGCGTCCGCATCCGCTCGCTCAAGATCGACACGGATGCAGGCGCTGGCTCCTGGCAGAGCATTGACATCAAGTCCCTGCTACAGGCATGGCTGCGGCAGCCCGAGACCAACTATGGCATCGAGATCAACGCCTACGACTCCCGAGGAGAGGACCTGGCTGTCACGTCGGCCGAGCCCGGGGAGGAGGGCCTG CAACCCTTCATCGAGGTGAAGATCCTCGACAGCTCCAAGAGATCCCGCCGTGACTCGGGCCTCAACTGCGACGAGGAGTCGGTGGAGACGCGATGCTGCCGCTACCCGCTCACCGTTGACTTTGAGGAGTTCGGCTGGGACTGGATCATCGCACCCAAACGCTACCGGGCCAACTACTGCTCAGGAGAGTGTGAGTACATGCACCTGCAGAAGTACCCGCACACCCATCTGGTGAACAAGGCCAACCCCCGGGGCACGGCGGGGCCCTGCTGCACGCCCACCAAGATGTCGCCTATCAACATGCTCTATTTCAACCGCAaggagcagatcatctacgggaAGATCCCGTCCATGGTGGTCGACCACTGTGGCTGCTCCTGA